The genomic window AGAACGCACGTGCAACGCGGTTGAGTTTTCTCGATCGCGTCATCAGCCTGCTGTCGGCATCGGCCGCACTGCGGCGCGCAATCCGCTTGAACGAGCGGTCCCGCACGGCGCGGGCCTTTATGCTGTTCGCCCGTGCCGCCGGCGCCGGCATCGCAGAGGGCGAATACCGCGTCGGGCGCTGCTATCTGGAAGGTCGGGGCGTCCCGGTCAGCCTCACGGAGGCCATGCGCTGGCTCGCGCGCGCCGCGGCTCAGGACCACGTTGAGGCCCAATGGCTGCTTGCAGCGCTGAACGTCCATAGCTTCGGCATCTCGGGCTCCGGCACCTCGGCGAACGCACGCCAGTCCACCGCGGCAAGCCTGTTCTCAGGCGAGATGGCGCTCGAACCCGATCTTGTCACGGCGGAAAAATGGGCGCGGCGGGCTGCTGAGCACGGCTCCGCAGACGGGCAGGCTGTGCTTGCCTACATCCTGACCTCCGGCCCGACATCGATGCGCAATTTGGAGGAAGCGCACCGGTGGTATCAGCGCTCCGCCGAGGCCGGTTGTCCTCAGGGCGCGCTGGGATATGCCCAGTCGCTGGCGCGATCGGTCAAGGATGAGGAAGGGCGGCGCGAGGTTGTCGAACATCTCCGTCGTGCCGCACGAGCGGGATTGGCACCGGCGATTTATCTGCTTGGCGTGATGAGTGAACGCGGAGCCGGAACAGAGCGAGATCCCGCAGCCGCGGCAGAATTTTATCGGCGAGCTGCCGCTAAGGGCAATCGCTCCGGCCAGGCAAGCTGGGGACGCGCGCTGATGGATGGGCTTGGCGTCGAACCAAATCCGGCCGAGGGCGAGTCGTGGCTGCGCAGGGCGGCGTTGGCTGGTGATGCGGACGCGGCAGCGCGTGTCGGCGATCTCTATGCCAACCGCAGCTCGCTGCCGCCCAACTACGCGGAGGCGGCGATCTGGTTTCGCCGTGCTGCCGAGGGCGGCCACATCACGGCCGCGAGGGCGCTTGGGCGGCTTTATCTGACCGGCGCTGGCGTAGGGCGCGATCCGATAGAGGCGGCGAATTGGCTCAAGATCGCCGCGGATGCGGGCGATCCGCAGGCCCAAGTGGATTTCGCCAATCTTCTCCTGCGCGGTGGTGGTGATAAGCGCCCCGAAGAGTTGAGCAAGGCGCGCCATTGGCTCGAGCAGGCGGCTGCGTCGGGTAATCTGGTGGCAGCACTTAATTATGGTCTCTGTCTGGCAGAGGGTGCCGGCGTTGAGCGCGACGAGCGCCAGGCGGTGCAGTACCTCCGCCGCGCGGCGGACGGAATAGCGATCGCGCAGTATTGGTACGGCCGCATGCTTGTGGATGGGCGCGGTGTCGAGGCAAATCCGCAAGCAGGTCGAGCTTGGATCGCGCGCGCCGCCGCGGTCGGCATCGCCGACGCCGAAGCGGCTCTGGCGGAGATGATGGTGAACGGCCGGGGTGGACCGCGTGATCATCTCGCGGCAGCGGCGCTGTTCGAGAAGGCTGCCGGCAAGGGGCACGTTGGCGCGATGTTCGCGCTGGGCATGCTCAGCGGTGGTGGATATGACGTGCCGACGGACCCTGCACGCGCGCAGCGTTGGTTCCAAGCAGCCGCCGAGCGCGGGCACGCAGAAGCCCAGAAGATGCTAGTGTCCCGAATCCGAAGTTCGCCTCATTCTGCCGCGCACCTCGTAGCGAACTTCGGATTCGAAAGGACACTAGCAAATTTATGATTCTCGTGTGGTTTAGGTTCAGAAGTTCGCTTGAAGGACGCGCGGAGAAAATGAAGCGAACTTCTGAACCACCACACGAGTGTCCCGAATCCGAAGTTCGCCTCATACCGCTGCGCACCTCGTAGCGAACTTCTGAACCACCACACTAGGGCGTGCGGCAGCTCAGGGCCTTAAGGACGCTGCGCTCGATCTCGTATCCGTTCGGTCCGTGCTGCCGACGCAAGCATATGAACGCGTGCGGACTCAGCGCATGACTTGCTGATGCAGCGCTAAGCAGTCCGTTCGGGAACGTCAGTGGCTGATACGTCGGAGCAGAAGACCGGACGCGCTCGCTGACATTGGTCACTCTTCGCCATTTGTCTTGGTATTGCGCTCAGCTGAGCTCTTCAGCTGAGTTCTTCTGCTGAGTTCTTGGGCGAGTCCGATGAGAAGCCCTTCAGGCCCACGGATGTAGCAGAGCCGATACGCGTCTTTATATTGGACGACTTCGCCGACGAGCTGCGCGCCGCGTGTGCGGAGCCTTTCAAGCGTCTCGTCGATGTCGTCCACGGCGAACATGATGCGGAGATAGCCTAGGGCGTTGACCGGGGCGTTCCGGTGATCTGCGACGACAGGCGGCGCGAGGAAGCGGGAGAGCTCGAGCCGGCTGTGGCCGTCCGGTGTGCGCATCATGGCAATCTCGACACGCTGGTCGCCCAGTCCAGTGACACGTCCGGCCCATTCTCCTTCGATCGTGGCCCGCCCTTCGAGCTCGAGGCCGAGTTCGCGAAAGAAATCAATCGTCCCTTCGAGGTCTTCGACGACGATTCCGACGTTGTCCATCCGCTTGAGTGCCATGCTTCCAATCTCCAAGGTGTCGCCTAGATCGTTTTCGAGCGAAGTGGCTACCTCGTGGTCCGATTCTCACGTTCGCATCCCGTTTTGGTGGGCACTGTTGCGAACGTGAGAATCGAAGCACCACGAGCAGCTATATAATTCGAGTGGAGCTTGGGATTTGACGTTCGCATTGCGAACTCGCGGCAAGTAGGGGCGAACGTCAAATCCGCTCCACTCGTTCGGGTGAAGAAAACGCGTCAAAACAAGAATCTATGAAGGCGCCGCTTCAAGAGTACCATGCCCAGATGCAGCGGGTGCTGGAAGCGACAGGCCACTCTCGACTCGTAGCGGACATTTGCGATTATGAGTCCACTGCCTGGTCTGCTTTGCACCTTGCCCTAATTCCCACCGGAGGATGAATCATCGTGGTGAAGGTCACTGTCAATGAACGTTGTCGTAATGCGCCCAAAAAGGAGTTTGTGAGAGATTTTATTATTGCGATTGTTAAAGGCGACGCCAGTGCGGCTGCCAACAATGCGACAGACGACATCACTTGGCACATCGTTGGCGGACGAACTGTTACCGGAAAACAAGCCGTTCTCGCGGAGCTTCAGCACTCTCGAGGTAAAGAAGTGCAGGAGTTGATCATCACTACAATCGTCACGCATGGTTACGATGGTGTCGCCGACGGGCTCCTGAAGTATAGAAACGGGAAGTCTGTCGCATTCTGTGACATCTACAGTTTCCGTGCTTCTACGAACAACGCGCCGATCAAGGCCATCAGAAGCTATACGATGCCATCGACTTGACGTCCTGCGAGGCGACTAAAGCGCGATGAGATCAGGATGAATCATCATCGCGCTTTAGGTTATTGTTTGAGCATGATCTTTTCGGAAAACCGCTGCACACTTTTCCGGATCATGCTCTGGCCTGTTTCAGAAATTCCCGAACGGCGCCGGGCGGATCGGCCTATGACAGAATGATTGGGGAAATTCGATGACCCATCATCAGAATTAAAAAAGCCGCGCCCCGGTTAAGGAGTGCGGCTTTGGATGGGAAACCCGTCTGTCGCCAATGGGCTATATCTTGCCATTCATTCCTAAATCAGATTCCGCTGTGAGCGGTCTTGGGAGGTTTGCCGGCTGATCCACGCCATACCGCAAGATCGGTCGAGCGCGTCATGCCTGCGTGGGATTAGTTGGCGCTGCCACGGAGAACAGAACGATGAAGGCGGCGCTTCAAAACTACCATGCCCGGATGCAGCGGGTGCTGGATCACATCGACCGGCATCTGGACGAGGATCTGGACCTGGACGTGCTGAGCAGCGTCGCAGCCTACTCGAAATATCATTTCCACCGGCAGTTCACGGCGACCTTCGGGCTGTCCGTCTATCGCTATATCCAGCTCGCCCGCATGAAGCGCGCTTCATACCGGCTGGTCTACAGGGATGCCCAAAGCGTCACGGACATAGCGATGGATGCCGGTTACGAGGCACCGGACGCCTTCGCCCGTGCCTTTCGGGAATGGTTCGGGCAATCGCCTTCGTCGTTCCGGAAGTCTCCCGACTGGGAGTCGTGGTTTGCGGCCTTCGGGCCTCTCGACAACGCGCGGAGCAAGCTCATGCAGAAGACTTTTACCACTGACGACGTGACGATACGCGACGTGCCCCCCACGCGGGTGGCGATCATGGAGCATCGGGGCGACCCGGCGACGCTCAGCGCCACCATCCAGCGGTTCATCGCGTGGCGCAAGGCCGCTGGCCTGCACCCCAGTACAAGTCCGACCTTCAGTGTCTGGCGTTCCGAGCGGCGTCCTGCGTCGCCTGCCGATTATAGCCAGGATCTTTGTGTCGGGACCGACCAGCCGATCGAGGCGAACGGCGAAGAGATCAAAGCCGGCGAGATCCCTGGCGGACGCTGTGCGGTGCTGCGCGTCGTTGGCAACACCGACAATCTGGAGCCCGCCGCGCTCTACCTTTATCGCGACTGGCTTCCGGCCAGCGGCGAGGAAGCTCGCGACTTCCCGATCTATTGCCAGCGGCTGAGCTTCTTCCCGGAGGTACCGGAGCATGAGACGGTCGCGGAACTGTTTTTGCCGCTGAAATAGCGCCCTCCGATCGCGGCCTGTCCTTATCCGATCGCAAGAAACGGAGAGGCCGCACTCCACCCAATCTCGGTCTATGGGGTCACGGCCTCGTGCGCGAGCCGAACCTGCGCCACTTCGATGGTCAGGCCCCGCATCGGCGCGGTGGTTGCATGGTGGCCAAATTTCCTCGAAACGACGTCAGTCTTTCTGCCGATCGAAGATGACAAACGGCTGAGGCAACACCGAACGCCGCAAGTGGTATGACTTGACGTCTCAATGCCACGGACGCAATCCCGAAGCCCGGAACCCGCGCGGGAGGTGATGTCATGCCGAACTGCATGCGTCGTGTTCTCGTCATCGAGGATGATTGGCAGACTGCCGGTGAGCTTGGCAGTTGCTTGGGTGCCGCTGGCTACGACGTTACAATCGCATCTGACGGCGAGAAGGGGCTGCGCTTTGGTCACGCCGCCGAATACGCTGTGATGACCGTCGATCGCATCTTGCCGGGCATCGATGGGATCGAAGTCATCCGGCGCCTCAGGCAAGATGGAGTCGGGACCCCCGCCTTGATGATCAGTGTACTCGGCCAGGTCGCTGATCGCGTGGACGGTCTGCGTGCGGGCGCCGACGACTATCTGGTGAAGCCGTTCGCCCTCGCTGAAATGCTGGCGCGTGTTGATGCGCTGTCGCGGCGTAGCCCTTGGGTTGGAATCGAAACCGTGCTGCGGGTGGGTGATCTGGAGATGGACCTCGTCGCTCGAACCGCGTCCCGGGCCGGCCGGCAGATCGGGTTACGGCCCCGGGAATTCAGACTTCTGGAATATCTTGCGCGCCATGCCGGTGAAGTCATCACGCGAAGTCTGCTGCTGCAGCACGTCTGGGGTCTGCATTTCGATCCCGCGACGAACCTCATTGATGTCTACGTTGGACGTCTGCGAAGAAAAGTCGACAACGAACAGGTCTATCCAATCATTCACACAGTTCGCGGTGTGGGATTCTGTATCCGGGCCACTGCTTAAGGCCCGACGGTTGCGTCGGACATGGCGCGGGAAATCGGTTTTTTGGTCGGCTCATGATGCTGAGCGACCAATTGGAGTTCCGCCCAAATCGCGTTTCAAGGGCTTACGCGTTTGCGAAAGAGGTCAAATTACTGCGCCGCACCGACGTCTGTAAGGAACTAGCAGGATTGGCGGAGATTGGTCCGACAGATCGTTCGAGAGGAGATCCCCCATGAACGTTAATCCTGTAAGCACAGCAAAGCTCGGCACTCACCCGCTCCATCCAATGCTGATTCCGTTTCCCGTCGCCTTCCTGGTGGGAGCGTTCGTCACGGACCTCGCGTTCATTGGAACGGGCGACGGTTTCTGGGCGAGAGCCTCGATCTGGCTGATCGGCGCGGGCGTCGTGATGGCACTTCTCGCCGCCGTGGCGGGGTTTACCGATTTCTTTGGCGAGGCTCGCATCCGGGCGCTGAACGATGCCTGGTATCATATGTTCGGTAATCTCGCCGCGGTCATCATTGCGTTCTTCAACTTTCTGATCCGGTATAATCAGGGCGCTGAAGCCGCAATAAGGCCGTGGGGCTGGATTCTCTCGCTCGTGGTCGTCGGCATCCTGCTATTCACGGGCTGGAAAGGCTGGGCGTTGGTCCATAGCCATCACGTGGCCGTTCAAGACGCACCGGGCCAGACCAGTTCGGAGCCGGTGATGACGCACCGCGACCCAGGACGGCACGCGGCTTAGCCTCGGGATACCCGCAAGGCTCAGGCTGCACGAGCGCAGGCGCGTATGGCAATCGCGCGCAAGACAATTTGCGCAGCGATCGCCACCGCTACAATTGAGTGGGGCGCGATAGGATTCCGCCCCGTGTTTCTTTTAACGTCTCCCGTTATACATCCCCACCACCTGATGGCAGATGGGCCAGTCGGCGCGGTGTTCTGCGAGCGTCTTTGCCATGATCTCATCCTTGACATCATAGCGTCTACGCTATATATAGCATCCATGCAATGGTCGGTCGGAAACCCTCAACACTAGCGTTGATGCTGAAATTGAGGCTTTGCCGCCAGCGCTTTAGGCCCGTCTGATCCGTCTCTTGGAAATGGTGGAAAGTGTCGGCCTCGACCAATTGCGCGAACCTCACGTCAAACACATCGAGGGCAAGATATGGGAACTGCGTGCAAAGGCATCGGAAGGTATCGCGCGTGGCCTTTACGTGACCGTGACCGGTCGGCGTGTTGTCGTCCTGCATGTGTTCGTGAAGAAGTCGCAGAAGACGCCGGCAGCGGCTCTCAGGATAGCTCGTGAACGAATGAGATCGGTGAAGCCATGACTAAGATCGCAATTCTCAAGAAGCGCCTCATGCATGATCCCAAGTTCAAGCAGGAATATGCAAAGGCTGATGCCGACTATGCGATTGTCGAGGCGCTGATCCGCGCGCGGACCAGGGCCAAGCTGTCACAGGCCGAGGTCGCCAAGAAGATCGGAACGACTCAGTCGGCAATCGCCCGGCTGGAGGCTGGCAACGTCGCGCCGACTCTTTCGACGCTGCGACGCTATGCTGAGGCAACCGGCACGAAGCTGAAGATCGGTCTCGTTTCGACGTAGACGGGTTTGACCGTTGTTACGCAGTTCCTGTTAACTCAACTCCCCACCACCCGATGGCAGATGGGCCAGTCGGCGCGGTGTTCTACGAGCGTCTTCGCGGGGTTGTATTGCTCGAGTTTCCATGAGCGATGTTGGACCGCCGGCACTGCGCTGCTTTACGCAGCCATCACTTTCTTTGCGGCCTGAACAAGAAAGCCCGAGCGCGTGTAGCCTTCACGCTCGGCATATTTATCAATCTCGCTCAATACGTCGGCGGGCAACGTCACGTTGACGCGAACGGTTTTCACTTCAGGGGCGGGGGCCGCGATCAAGACGGCAACGCCGTCCCTGTTTTCGGCAACCGACATGATCTCTTCCAGCGATGACGGCTCGGGCACCGCTTCGCCGTCCTCGACGAGTCCTTCGAGATGCAGGGCGAGGGCTTCCATCGCCATATCGCGCGCTTCGTCCAGCGTGCTTCCTGCGGTGATCACGCCGGGAAGATCAGGAAACGAAACGCCATAATCGCTGTCGGCGTCCTTATGAATCAGGGCGATGTACTGTCTCATCTCATGTTCTCCGCTTCAGCAGAGGTGAAATTCATCTCAGCTTGAGACCGGCCTGCTTTTCGATGCTCCTAAGCGTCCCAAGCGGAATGTCCTTCTTCGGATGCGGGACAGTCACGCGCCCTGGTTTCGTCGGATGCTTGAACTGAACATGGCTGCCCTTTTGGGCGACCTGCTCCCAACCATCTGATTTCAGGGCCGATATAATGTCCTGCGATTTCATGTGTATTTATACACACCGTGTTTATTTTGCAAGGTGTGTAAATACACACTTTTGAAAAGGGGCGAAACGCCGCTCACCGTCGCCCCTTATACATCCCCACCACCTGATGGCAGATGGGCCAATCGGCGCGGTGTTCGGAGAACGTCTTCGCGGGATTGTATTGCTCGAGCTTCCATGAGCGATCGTTGAAGCCGATGAGGCGCTTGATCATCGATTTCGCTTCACCCGTGCGGTGGTCCTGATCATAGAGCACCACGTCGGTGTCGCGCTCGGGCGGGCGGCGCGGATGGATCAGCGCCATGTCGCCGGGGCGATAGGCCGGCACCATGCTGTCGCCGACCACGAGAATGCCGTAAGCGTCCGGCACGCCCTCCAGGATCACCGGCCGCTTCACATATTCCATCACGTCGGTGTGCACGATCATGTGGCCGTTGCCGCCTTGGGCCGCAGCATAGATCGGGAAGTCGTGCGCGCCGACGAGCCGTTCGCCCGCAACCATTGAGGGGCGGGCGATGCCGCGCGCGCCTTCGTTCATCAGCTGCTCGACGCTCCAGTCCAACGCCTGCGCCACCAGCGCGCGCTTGTCGAGGCGGATGGAATCCTTCCGCCCGTTGACGAAATCGCGAATATACGTGCGCTCGAGCCCAACGCTGACCGCCGCCGTGATCGGCGAACGCCCAAGCTCATTGAGCCGGTTCTGAATGCGGGTGCGTAACTCGTTGTCGCTCATGTGGAATATTTTCCACTAAATGCCTGTGGAAATCCAATGGAAAATCTTCCACTCTTCTGTTGCATGGTGGGAGATTTTCCATCATGGTGAACGCATGGAGAACGATCTCAAACAACACCTGATGAGCTGCGCCACGGCCTTTGCTGAGCGGCGCAACATGAAACTCACCACACTGGGGCGGAAGGCGGCGAATGACTCGCCGTTCTTCACGCGGCTGATGGAGAGCCGCACGTCTTTCACCGCGCGCAAATATGACGAGATCATCCAGTGGTTTTCCGACCACTGGCCGGCGGATCTGGACTGGCCGGCCGCGGTGGTGCGGCCCAAGAAACCATCAAAGCGCAAGACGGTGGCGCGGGCGTCTTCGCGCAAGGAGACTTTGCAAAAAGGGACTTGGCGCAAGGAGGTCTCGCCATGAGCGCGATCGAACTTAAGGCGGCCAAGGGCGCCAACGAGTGCGCACAGGCAGCGGCGCGCGTCATCCCCTTAAATAAAGCCATTTCCGCGCAGGGCTACGTTTATCCGCTGCTGATGATCGGCGGGGTTTATCGCGCCTCGTTTGCGATGGGGCTGGCGGTCTATGCGCTGCCGGCGCTTCCAGCATCCACCTGCCGCCACCGGGCGCGCCTGCACGTGCGCCGTGCACGTCACGCCTTGCGGCAGACATTCAATCCATCCAGCGCGGACATGAGCCCGCGCGATCACGAACCATGACGCGAACAACCGTGACTCAGCGAGACATGAGCAAGGGCTGCACACGGCAGGCCCGGCAAGAACGAGGGAGGCAGAGATGACAACCGAACAACAGCGGCTGCACGAGCAGCACAAGGCGCGGCTTGCGCGCATTCAGAACAACGCTTATCGCCCGCCTGAACCGGTAAGGCCAGCTCAAAAGCCGGGGGATAAATTCTACCCGCTGCGCGGCGGATTCCCCCGCGTGGGAAATATTCAGGCGGCAGTAGGAAGCGGAATCGCGGGCTCCAATGGCGAGAGCGGCAGCTCAACTAGCGTGATGACCAGCAACCACGCGGCACCCGCAGTCCAAGCTGGAAACGCATCACGAACCACTCGCACCTTTGAGTCAGCAGCAGCCAGCTCGGGCGCGCATCTCACGGTGCGCGACATTCAGGACGCGGTGATCGCTTACTTTCGCATGTCGCGGGTGGAGCTGTTCGCTAAGCGGCGTTCGAAGGCCACGGTGCGCCGCCGCCACATCGCGATCTATTTGAGCAAGATCCTCACCATCCAGTCGCTGCCGGAAATCGGCATGCGCTTCGGCGGGCTGGACCACACCACCATTCTTTATGCCTCGCGCAAGATCGAACGCGAACTGCCGCTGGATGCGGAGCTGGCGCGCGATGTGGCGGAGATCGAGCGCACGCTCGCTGCATTAAACGAGGCCCGTGCATGAGCCGCTGGTTTCGCCTTTATGATGACGCGATCAACGATCCGAAGATTTTGCGCCTGCCGGAAAGCGCGCGCTGGCAATGGGTGGCGACGCTCTGCATCGCCTCGAAGAACGACGGGGTGCTGCCGCAGCTCTCCGATGTCGCGCTGCTGCTGCGCATGCCGTTGAAGAAAGCCTCCGCCGTGCTGGCGCGTTTGCGCGCCGCTGAACTTTTGGACGAAACCGATGCGGGGCTCAAGCCGCATAATTGGGACGGGCGGCAATACAAGTCCGACAATTCCACCGAGCGGGTGCGCAAGCATCGTGCTTCGCGCAACGTTTCAGGCAACGGCGTCGAGGCGATTCAAACGAGCCTCGCGCTCTCTGCCGCAACGGCGCCAGAGACAGACACAGAGTCAGAACCAGAGTCATCTTCGCTGACGCGCACGCAAGATGTTCTCGATCCGTCGATCGCCGAGCGGGATTATTTCATCCGCGGCAAAGCGCTGCTGGGGAAGAACGCCGGCGGCTTGCTGGCGAAGCTGAAGGCGGCGAAGGGCGGCAATGTTGCGCTCGCGCGTGCGGCGCTGGAGACCGCGAGCACCAAGGAAAACCCGAAGGAATATATCGGCGGCGTGCTGCGCGCGGAAGCGCAAGGAGCGGCACAAGGTGCAAAGCCGCTCACCGAATTCCAGCGCAAACAGGCGGAAACCAACGATGTCCGAGCCAACCTCAAAGAGCTTGCAAACGGCGGCGCTAGCTGCGGAGCGGCTGATCGGCTTTTATCCGGCGATCCAGGCGAGCGATCCGAAGGTCTATGCGGCGGGCCTGGTGAAGATGTTCTCGCATTACCCGGAGGCGCTGGTGGCGGCGGCGGTTGATCCCGTGCACGGGCTGCCGGGAGCTTGCGAGTTTCTGCCGTCGCTCGCGAAAGTGAAAGCGTTTCTCGAACCGCGTTATCGCGAGCATCTCGCGCATCTGGAGCGCGTGGCGAAGAGCAAGCGCAAACGCCTTCCGCCGCCGGAGCGAGATAGCGCCGCGCGTGCGCGGGTGATCGAAGGCTTTCAGCAATTGCGCGCGCAACTGAAGGCGGGAAGTTGAACGCGGGTGATTCAAAACCAACGCAACGAACGCCACGCATGAACAACACAAGCCGCGCGCGCGATCATTCAGAAGCGAAATCACTCAAGCCAACATCACTGAAGCGCAGCCAACAGCCCGCTCAACATTTGAACAAGAAACGGAGAGACAAAAATGGTGCAGATCGTCATCAACCGCCGCACGGGCCGCAAGCGCAAGACCAATGTGGTGCGCGACAGCAAAGGCAAATCGCGCGGCGAGATCGTGGATCTCAGCGTGGTTTACAATCAGCCGCACCGGCGCGGGCAGAAGAATCCGAAATCGGAATTGCTGGGCTATCCGCTCGGCCGGCTGCGGCATGAAGGGCTGATCGACGAGGCGCAGCTGCAGGCGGGCAACGCGTGGGCGTCGATGGTGCGCGCGTATAGCTGCATGATCGGGCTGCGCATCGGCTCGCCGAAATCAGGCAGCCTGACGGAGGCCGTCGCCACCGGCTTTTATGTGTGGGAGGGCGATGAGGGCGTCGAGCCGGAGGAGCAGGAGCGGCGGCGCAAGCGGCTGCGCGCGAAATATGACCTCTGCCACGACCGCCTGCACGAGGTCGGCCGCACCCTCGGCCCAGGAATAGGTCAAAGTACAGTTCAAAGTAGTCATCAAAGCGCCGCACTGTTGAAGGCGCTGCGCAAAGTCTGCATCGAAGAGCGCTACCCCGCGGACACCGAGCTCGGGAATCTCCGCGTGGCGTTGAACACGGTGGGGCGGGTGTTGAGGGGGTAGGGGGGCATGAATGGAATTCACTCCTATGGCAGCAACGCATTAGACGAGGTCGAGCGGACGCTTTGCGTGTTTACCGAATCGGGTGCTACCATGAGTGGTGCTGGGGATTTGGCGCCCGGCAATGTCTGGAGCTTTGCTGAAATCATGCGATCTATTTTCGCATCAGGGCTATTTTCAATTGTTGCTGGGATAGTGG from Nitrobacteraceae bacterium AZCC 1564 includes these protein-coding regions:
- a CDS encoding TPR repeat protein (product_source=COG0790; cath_funfam=1.25.40.10; cog=COG0790; ko=KO:K07126; pfam=PF08238; smart=SM00671; superfamily=81901), producing MKRIDGRIERRTGEETTSRKNARATRLSFLDRVISLLSASAALRRAIRLNERSRTARAFMLFARAAGAGIAEGEYRVGRCYLEGRGVPVSLTEAMRWLARAAAQDHVEAQWLLAALNVHSFGISGSGTSANARQSTAASLFSGEMALEPDLVTAEKWARRAAEHGSADGQAVLAYILTSGPTSMRNLEEAHRWYQRSAEAGCPQGALGYAQSLARSVKDEEGRREVVEHLRRAARAGLAPAIYLLGVMSERGAGTERDPAAAAEFYRRAAAKGNRSGQASWGRALMDGLGVEPNPAEGESWLRRAALAGDADAAARVGDLYANRSSLPPNYAEAAIWFRRAAEGGHITAARALGRLYLTGAGVGRDPIEAANWLKIAADAGDPQAQVDFANLLLRGGGDKRPEELSKARHWLEQAAASGNLVAALNYGLCLAEGAGVERDERQAVQYLRRAADGIAIAQYWYGRMLVDGRGVEANPQAGRAWIARAAAVGIADAEAALAEMMVNGRGGPRDHLAAAALFEKAAGKGHVGAMFALGMLSGGGYDVPTDPARAQRWFQAAAERGHAEAQKMLVSRIRSSPHSAAHLVANFGFERTLANL
- a CDS encoding AraC family transcriptional regulator (product_source=KO:K13652; cath_funfam=1.10.10.60; cog=COG2207,COG3449; ko=KO:K13652; pfam=PF06445,PF12833; smart=SM00342,SM00871; superfamily=55136) is translated as MKAALQNYHARMQRVLDHIDRHLDEDLDLDVLSSVAAYSKYHFHRQFTATFGLSVYRYIQLARMKRASYRLVYRDAQSVTDIAMDAGYEAPDAFARAFREWFGQSPSSFRKSPDWESWFAAFGPLDNARSKLMQKTFTTDDVTIRDVPPTRVAIMEHRGDPATLSATIQRFIAWRKAAGLHPSTSPTFSVWRSERRPASPADYSQDLCVGTDQPIEANGEEIKAGEIPGGRCAVLRVVGNTDNLEPAALYLYRDWLPASGEEARDFPIYCQRLSFFPEVPEHETVAELFLPLK
- a CDS encoding two-component system OmpR family response regulator (product_source=KO:K02483; cath_funfam=1.10.10.10,3.40.50.2300; cog=COG0745; ko=KO:K02483; pfam=PF00072,PF00486; smart=SM00448; superfamily=52172), with amino-acid sequence MPNCMRRVLVIEDDWQTAGELGSCLGAAGYDVTIASDGEKGLRFGHAAEYAVMTVDRILPGIDGIEVIRRLRQDGVGTPALMISVLGQVADRVDGLRAGADDYLVKPFALAEMLARVDALSRRSPWVGIETVLRVGDLEMDLVARTASRAGRQIGLRPREFRLLEYLARHAGEVITRSLLLQHVWGLHFDPATNLIDVYVGRLRRKVDNEQVYPIIHTVRGVGFCIRATA
- a CDS encoding putative membrane protein (product_source=COG4244; cog=COG4244; pfam=PF09990; superfamily=103473; transmembrane_helix_parts=Outside_1_19,TMhelix_20_42,Inside_43_48,TMhelix_49_70,Outside_71_84,TMhelix_85_104,Inside_105_116,TMhelix_117_139,Outside_140_170) — translated: MNVNPVSTAKLGTHPLHPMLIPFPVAFLVGAFVTDLAFIGTGDGFWARASIWLIGAGVVMALLAAVAGFTDFFGEARIRALNDAWYHMFGNLAAVIIAFFNFLIRYNQGAEAAIRPWGWILSLVVVGILLFTGWKGWALVHSHHVAVQDAPGQTSSEPVMTHRDPGRHAA
- a CDS encoding phage-related protein (product_source=COG4679; cog=COG4679; pfam=PF05973; superfamily=51556); translation: MEMVESVGLDQLREPHVKHIEGKIWELRAKASEGIARGLYVTVTGRRVVVLHVFVKKSQKTPAAALRIARERMRSVKP
- a CDS encoding putative RNase H-like HicB family nuclease (product_source=COG1598; cath_funfam=3.20.20.140; cog=COG1598; pfam=PF15919; superfamily=143100,47598), which gives rise to MRQYIALIHKDADSDYGVSFPDLPGVITAGSTLDEARDMAMEALALHLEGLVEDGEAVPEPSSLEEIMSVAENRDGVAVLIAAPAPEVKTVRVNVTLPADVLSEIDKYAEREGYTRSGFLVQAAKKVMAA
- a CDS encoding limonene-1,2-epoxide hydrolase (product_source=COG4308; cog=COG4308; superfamily=54427), with the translated sequence MVKVTVNERCRNAPKKEFVRDFIIAIVKGDASAAANNATDDITWHIVGGRTVTGKQAVLAELQHSRGKEVQELIITTIVTHGYDGVADGLLKYRNGKSVAFCDIYSFRASTNNAPIKAIRSYTMPST
- a CDS encoding DNA-binding XRE family transcriptional regulator (product_source=COG1476; cath_funfam=1.10.260.40; cog=COG1476; pfam=PF01381; smart=SM00530; superfamily=47413), producing the protein MTKIAILKKRLMHDPKFKQEYAKADADYAIVEALIRARTRAKLSQAEVAKKIGTTQSAIARLEAGNVAPTLSTLRRYAEATGTKLKIGLVST
- a CDS encoding hypothetical protein (product_source=Hypo-rule applied), with the protein product MAIARKTICAAIATATIEWGAIGFRPVFLLTSPVIHPHHLMADGPVGAVFCERLCHDLILDIIASTLYIASMQWSVGNPQH
- a CDS encoding catechol 2,3-dioxygenase-like lactoylglutathione lyase family enzyme (product_source=COG0346; cath_funfam=3.10.180.10; cog=COG0346; pfam=PF13669; superfamily=54593) → MALKRMDNVGIVVEDLEGTIDFFRELGLELEGRATIEGEWAGRVTGLGDQRVEIAMMRTPDGHSRLELSRFLAPPVVADHRNAPVNALGYLRIMFAVDDIDETLERLRTRGAQLVGEVVQYKDAYRLCYIRGPEGLLIGLAQELSRRTQLKSSAERNTKTNGEE